One stretch of Janibacter limosus DNA includes these proteins:
- a CDS encoding acyl-CoA dehydrogenase family protein → MHRTLFDSDHEDFRSMVRRFFADRAVPRYDKWMEEGHPDREFWLEAGALGLLGVQIPEEHGGGGESSFLYNVILTEEAQHAGLALGGVRVHTDICMPYFLELTTPEQQARWLPKLASGEAISALAMSEPGAGSDVKAMSTRAVRDGDHYVVNGSKTFITNGLMADLVILAVKTDPGAGRKGISLLVVETDTPGFERGRRLDKIGLKSQDLAELSFSDMRVPVANLLGEEGSGFGYLTRNLAQERLSIAVNSQAAAARAVETTVEYVMQRQAFGTTVGSFQNTKFELAACATDVEAGQSLLDRALLAHEKGELTPADAAKVKLFCTELQGRVVDRCLQLHGGYGYILEYPIARAYADARVTRIYAGSSEIMKTIIAKDIGL, encoded by the coding sequence GTGCACCGCACCCTGTTCGACAGTGACCACGAGGACTTCCGCAGCATGGTCCGGCGCTTCTTCGCCGACCGGGCGGTCCCCCGCTACGACAAATGGATGGAGGAGGGGCATCCCGACCGCGAGTTCTGGCTCGAGGCCGGGGCGCTGGGTCTGCTCGGTGTCCAGATTCCCGAGGAGCACGGGGGCGGCGGCGAGTCGTCCTTCCTCTACAACGTCATCCTCACCGAGGAGGCCCAGCACGCTGGCCTGGCGCTCGGTGGAGTGCGGGTACACACCGATATCTGCATGCCCTACTTCCTGGAGCTGACGACGCCCGAGCAGCAGGCGCGCTGGCTGCCGAAGCTCGCCTCCGGCGAGGCGATCAGCGCCCTCGCGATGAGCGAGCCCGGAGCCGGGTCGGACGTCAAGGCGATGTCGACCCGCGCGGTTCGCGACGGCGACCACTACGTCGTCAACGGCTCCAAGACCTTCATCACCAACGGGTTGATGGCCGATCTGGTCATCCTCGCCGTCAAGACCGACCCCGGGGCCGGGCGCAAGGGCATCTCCCTGCTCGTCGTCGAGACCGACACCCCAGGCTTCGAACGGGGTCGTCGCCTCGACAAGATCGGGTTGAAGTCCCAGGACCTCGCCGAGCTCAGTTTCAGCGACATGCGCGTCCCGGTGGCCAACCTCCTCGGCGAGGAGGGCTCCGGCTTCGGTTATCTGACCCGCAACCTCGCCCAGGAGCGGTTGTCAATCGCTGTCAACAGCCAGGCGGCCGCGGCGCGCGCCGTGGAGACCACGGTCGAGTACGTCATGCAGCGACAGGCCTTCGGCACCACCGTCGGCTCCTTCCAGAACACCAAGTTCGAGCTGGCCGCGTGCGCCACGGATGTCGAAGCCGGGCAGTCTCTCCTCGACAGGGCTCTGCTTGCGCACGAGAAGGGAGAGCTGACGCCCGCCGACGCAGCCAAGGTCAAGCTCTTCTGCACCGAGCTCCAGGGTCGCGTGGTCGACCGCTGCCTGCAGCTCCACGGCGGCTACGGCTACATCCTCGAGTACCCCATCGCCAGGGCCTATGCCGATGCGCGGGTCACCCGGATCTACGCGGGTTCCAGCGAGATCATGAAGACGATCATCGCCAAGGACATCGGTCTCTGA
- a CDS encoding thiolase family protein, whose protein sequence is MSPSSAVIVDAVRSPMGRGRRAKGDRPGGALSSLHAVDLLAQVLRGLVERTGIDAGLVDDVLIGCVSQAGEQAFTPGRLAWLGAGLPEHVPSVTLDRRCGSGQQAVEFAVHGIMAGAYDITVAGGVESMSRVPMGSARMGVDVFGQGIAERYAPGLVGQGVSAELVAARFGLTRELMDEYAARSHERAAAAHGAMASEILPITVPGEGEGAVGATVTEDETIRHGTTAGSLGGLKPAFEDAEVHARYPEISWSVTAGNSSQITDGAAALLVMSETKAAELGLRPRARVLSTAVVGSDPISMLTGPIPATKKALERAGLTIDDIDHFEVNEAFASVPLAWQRYFQVDDARLNPFGGAIALGHPLGASGARLLTTMLTSLETSGGRYGLQTMCENGGMANALVVERL, encoded by the coding sequence GTGAGTCCCTCCAGCGCGGTCATCGTCGACGCGGTCCGTTCCCCGATGGGCCGCGGACGCCGAGCGAAGGGCGATCGACCCGGTGGGGCACTGTCCTCGCTGCACGCGGTCGACCTGCTCGCCCAGGTCCTGCGCGGTCTCGTCGAGCGCACCGGAATCGACGCCGGGCTCGTCGACGACGTCTTGATCGGCTGCGTCAGCCAGGCAGGGGAGCAGGCCTTCACCCCTGGCCGGTTGGCGTGGCTCGGTGCAGGTCTCCCGGAGCACGTCCCGTCCGTGACACTCGATCGCCGGTGCGGATCGGGTCAGCAAGCCGTCGAGTTCGCGGTCCACGGGATCATGGCCGGGGCCTACGACATCACCGTCGCTGGTGGTGTCGAGTCGATGAGTCGCGTGCCCATGGGCTCGGCCCGAATGGGTGTCGACGTCTTCGGGCAAGGCATCGCCGAGCGCTACGCTCCGGGCCTGGTCGGCCAAGGAGTCTCGGCCGAGCTGGTCGCGGCCCGGTTCGGGCTCACCCGCGAGCTCATGGACGAGTACGCGGCTCGATCCCACGAGCGCGCGGCCGCCGCCCACGGCGCCATGGCCTCCGAGATCCTGCCCATCACGGTCCCGGGTGAGGGTGAGGGCGCGGTCGGTGCGACCGTCACCGAGGACGAGACCATCAGGCACGGCACGACCGCCGGCTCCCTCGGCGGTCTCAAGCCTGCCTTCGAGGACGCGGAGGTCCACGCCCGCTACCCGGAGATCAGCTGGTCGGTCACCGCCGGCAACTCGTCGCAGATCACCGACGGAGCAGCAGCACTGCTCGTCATGAGCGAGACCAAGGCTGCCGAGCTCGGTCTGCGTCCCCGGGCCCGGGTCCTGTCGACGGCCGTCGTCGGCTCCGACCCGATCTCGATGCTCACCGGGCCCATCCCCGCGACCAAGAAGGCGCTGGAGCGGGCGGGTCTGACGATCGACGACATCGACCACTTCGAGGTCAACGAGGCCTTCGCCAGCGTCCCCCTGGCCTGGCAGCGGTACTTCCAGGTCGACGACGCGCGGCTCAACCCCTTCGGCGGGGCCATCGCGCTCGGCCACCCGCTCGGCGCCTCCGGCGCCCGGCTGCTGACGACCATGCTTACGTCCCTCGAGACCTCCGGCGGTCGCTACGGGCTGCAGACGATGTGCGAGAACGGCGGGATGGCCAACGCGCTCGTCGTCGAGCGACTCTGA
- a CDS encoding lactoylglutathione lyase: MFTMLLSGDLMVADADRMAQLLVDKVGITGHPNWRQAFPGHPYVAHFLRTHKSLAVAPTRVEPQGHLDADNPGDPMFPIYLHSLEELQGVTRPIKTHATVLITDDLKGVTQRLHERRVPFRLARRTPEMPFDRLWVGCLPEDPRYTPEVDGGLCIEIMGLEPLQMPDAVFQTPAAEPRDPAPSDLVRVVARGFLVRDLDDVLERLRTNLDWSPETVETFEDEGLRRARMTFALGHSASLDLIEPTRWDTEEGLFLHNWGPGPYYIRLSTIDLDAKAADLDARGTRYQRISGLDSVDGDLLRIDPEDLDGALVEIVAHTPTRH, encoded by the coding sequence ATGTTCACCATGCTGCTCTCCGGCGACCTCATGGTCGCCGACGCCGATCGGATGGCCCAGCTGCTGGTGGACAAGGTGGGCATCACCGGACACCCCAACTGGCGCCAGGCCTTCCCCGGCCACCCCTACGTCGCTCACTTCCTGCGCACCCACAAGTCGCTCGCCGTGGCACCCACCCGCGTCGAGCCGCAGGGGCACCTCGATGCGGACAACCCGGGCGACCCGATGTTCCCGATCTACCTGCACTCCCTCGAGGAGCTGCAGGGCGTCACGCGGCCGATCAAGACGCACGCCACGGTGCTCATCACCGATGACTTGAAGGGGGTGACCCAGCGCCTGCACGAGCGTCGGGTCCCCTTCCGCCTGGCCCGACGCACCCCGGAGATGCCCTTCGACCGGCTGTGGGTCGGCTGCCTCCCCGAGGACCCGCGCTACACACCCGAGGTGGACGGCGGGCTGTGCATCGAGATCATGGGCCTGGAGCCCTTGCAAATGCCCGACGCCGTCTTCCAGACGCCGGCGGCGGAGCCTCGCGACCCCGCACCCAGCGACCTCGTCCGGGTCGTCGCGCGCGGGTTCCTGGTCCGCGACCTCGATGACGTCCTGGAGCGGCTGCGCACCAACCTCGACTGGTCCCCCGAGACCGTCGAGACCTTCGAGGACGAGGGCCTGCGACGCGCCCGGATGACCTTCGCCCTGGGCCACAGCGCGAGCCTCGACCTCATCGAGCCGACCCGGTGGGACACCGAGGAGGGCCTCTTCCTGCACAACTGGGGGCCGGGCCCCTACTACATCCGGCTCTCGACGATCGACCTCGACGCCAAGGCCGCTGACCTCGACGCCCGTGGCACCCGCTACCAGCGCATCAGCGGCTTGGACTCCGTCGACGGCGACCTGCTGCGCATCGACCCCGAAGATCTCGACGGCGCGCTCGTCGAGATCGTCGCCCACACCCCGACGCGTCACTGA
- a CDS encoding CaiB/BaiF CoA transferase family protein, which yields MYTLMQGVKVVEVASWTFVPAAGAVLADWGADVIKVEHPDRGDPQRGLISSGIVPGLTASADHLVELPNRGKRSVGIDIKTPEGRAVLDDLIREADVFLTNFLPATVAKLRLDVDDIRAINPSIIYARGTGQGVRGPEASRGGYDGASYFSRGGVYDSLMQPGAEMLPEQPSAFGDIMGGLTIAGGVAAALYQRAATGRPETVDVSLLNIAMWNVAPNVVASKLLEGVDVPVYGPDDRPNPIARNAYQTKDGRWIALVMLESDRFWPDFCTHIGRPDLIDDPRFVDATARKTNNRECIRILREQFATADMAQWRERLATMKGVWAPVQTPLETHDDVQVAANGYLRTVTTNTGHEFATVASPVQFGGEPTDLGPAPDLGQHTEEVLLELGKTWDDLITLKEGGHIS from the coding sequence GTGTACACGCTCATGCAGGGAGTCAAGGTCGTGGAGGTGGCCTCGTGGACCTTTGTGCCCGCGGCAGGTGCCGTCCTCGCGGACTGGGGCGCCGATGTCATCAAGGTCGAGCACCCCGACCGAGGTGACCCCCAGCGTGGCCTGATCAGCTCCGGCATCGTTCCCGGCCTGACCGCCAGCGCCGACCACCTCGTCGAGCTGCCCAACCGTGGCAAGCGGAGCGTGGGCATCGACATCAAGACGCCCGAGGGTCGCGCGGTCCTCGACGACCTCATCCGCGAGGCGGACGTCTTCCTCACCAACTTCCTCCCGGCCACCGTCGCCAAGCTCAGGCTCGACGTCGACGACATCCGCGCCATCAACCCGTCGATCATCTACGCCCGCGGCACCGGCCAGGGAGTGCGCGGTCCGGAGGCCTCGCGTGGCGGCTACGACGGGGCGTCCTACTTCTCCCGCGGGGGGGTCTACGACTCGCTCATGCAGCCGGGCGCCGAGATGCTGCCCGAGCAGCCGTCGGCCTTCGGCGACATCATGGGTGGCCTGACGATCGCCGGAGGAGTCGCGGCTGCGCTCTACCAGCGCGCGGCGACGGGTCGGCCCGAGACCGTCGACGTCTCCCTGCTCAACATCGCCATGTGGAATGTCGCGCCCAATGTCGTGGCCTCCAAGCTCCTCGAGGGCGTCGACGTCCCCGTCTACGGGCCCGACGACCGGCCGAACCCCATCGCCCGCAACGCGTACCAGACCAAGGACGGTCGCTGGATCGCCCTGGTGATGCTCGAGTCGGACCGCTTCTGGCCCGACTTCTGCACGCACATCGGTCGCCCCGACCTCATCGACGACCCGCGCTTCGTCGACGCGACGGCCCGCAAGACCAACAACCGCGAGTGCATCAGGATCCTGCGCGAGCAGTTCGCGACGGCCGACATGGCGCAGTGGCGAGAGCGGCTGGCGACGATGAAGGGGGTCTGGGCGCCGGTGCAGACCCCGCTCGAGACCCACGACGACGTCCAGGTCGCGGCCAACGGGTACCTGCGCACGGTGACGACCAACACCGGTCACGAGTTCGCGACGGTCGCGAGCCCGGTCCAGTTCGGCGGCGAGCCGACGGACCTGGGTCCGGCTCCCGACCTCGGGCAGCACACCGAGGAGGTCCTGCTCGAGCTCGGCAAGACGTGGGACGACCTGATCACCCTCAAGGAGGGTGGCCACATCTCCTAG
- a CDS encoding ferredoxin → MTTKVTLDMEKCCGYGICAEICPSVFKLDDQGFVYVDSNVVPEGEVDAAQEAADACPELVIDLHTS, encoded by the coding sequence ATGACGACAAAGGTCACCCTCGACATGGAGAAGTGCTGCGGCTACGGCATCTGTGCCGAGATCTGTCCGTCGGTCTTCAAGCTCGACGACCAGGGATTTGTCTACGTCGACTCCAACGTCGTGCCCGAGGGCGAGGTGGATGCCGCCCAGGAGGCGGCTGACGCCTGCCCCGAGCTCGTGATCGACCTGCACACGTCGTGA